The Lonchura striata isolate bLonStr1 chromosome 7, bLonStr1.mat, whole genome shotgun sequence genome window below encodes:
- the LOC110475679 gene encoding annexin A8 isoform X1: MAWWKAWSEAEGRSVAGALHFNAAPDAQTLYNAMKGLGTDEQAIIDVLTKRSNLQRQEIAKSFKAQFGKDLIENLKSELSGNFERLIVALMYSPFKYDAKELYDAMKGERDNATLYVDTALALQDAETLYAAGEKIRGTDEIQFITILCKRSATHLMKVFEEYQKLAGKSIEDSIKSETRGSLEDAMLAIVKCTRNVHCYFAERLYNALKGAGTDDGTLIRVLVSRSEVDLNLIKPEFKRIAGKSLSTMILEDTSGDYKTALMNLCGSD; the protein is encoded by the exons ATGGCATGGTGGAAGGCCTGG agtgAAGCAGAGGGCAGGTCCGTGGCAGGTGCTTTACATTTTAATGCTGCACCTGATGCTCAGACTCTGTACAATGCCATGAAAGGGCTGG GGACTGATGAACAAGCTATTATTGATGTCCTAACCAAGAGGAGCAATCTGCAGCGTCAAGAGATTGCTAAATCCTTCAAAGCACAGTTTGGAAAG GATCTGATTGAAAACCTGAAGTCTGAATTGAGTGGCAACTTTGAGAGGCTCATTGTAGCTCTGATGTACTCCCCATTCAAGTATGATGCCAAGGAGCTATATGATGCCATGAAG GGTGAAAGGGACAATGCCACCCTCTAtgtggacacagccctggctctTCAGGATGCAGAG ACTCTCTATGCTGCTGGAGAGAAGATACGGGGCACTGATGAGATACAGTTCATCACCATCTTGTGCAAAAGGAGTGCCACACACTTGATGAAAG TGTTTGAAGAATACCAGAAACTGGCTGGCAAGAGCATAGAAGACTCTATCAAGAGTGAAACTCGTGGTTCACTTGAGGATGCCATGCTGGCTATTG TGAAATGCACCAGGAACGTCCATTGCTactttgcagagaggctgtaCAATGCTTTAAAG GGGGCTGGCACCGATGATGGGACTCTGATAAGGGTGCTTGTTTCTCGAAGTGAAGTTGACCTAAATCTTATAAAGCCTGAATTCAAGCGTATTGCAGGAAAGTCTCTCTCCACTATGATTTTG GAGGATACCAGTGGCGATTACAAGACAGCTTTGATGAATCTCTGTGGCAGTGACTGA
- the LOC110475679 gene encoding annexin A8 isoform X2 translates to MAWWKAWDLIENLKSELSGNFERLIVALMYSPFKYDAKELYDAMKGVGTRESVIIEILASRTKAQIKEIIKAYKEEYGSDLEQDIKSETSGYLEQILVCLLQGERDNATLYVDTALALQDAETLYAAGEKIRGTDEIQFITILCKRSATHLMKVFEEYQKLAGKSIEDSIKSETRGSLEDAMLAIVKCTRNVHCYFAERLYNALKGAGTDDGTLIRVLVSRSEVDLNLIKPEFKRIAGKSLSTMILEDTSGDYKTALMNLCGSD, encoded by the exons ATGGCATGGTGGAAGGCCTGG GATCTGATTGAAAACCTGAAGTCTGAATTGAGTGGCAACTTTGAGAGGCTCATTGTAGCTCTGATGTACTCCCCATTCAAGTATGATGCCAAGGAGCTATATGATGCCATGAAG GGTGTGGGAACAAGGGAAAGTGTTATCATAGAGATCCTGGCATCTCGGACAAAAGCGCAGATCAAGGAGATAATCAAGGCGTACAAAGAAG AATACGGTTCTGATCTGGAACAAGACATAAAATCGGAAACGAGTGGCTACTTAGAGCAGATTCTGGTTTGCCTTCTTCAG GGTGAAAGGGACAATGCCACCCTCTAtgtggacacagccctggctctTCAGGATGCAGAG ACTCTCTATGCTGCTGGAGAGAAGATACGGGGCACTGATGAGATACAGTTCATCACCATCTTGTGCAAAAGGAGTGCCACACACTTGATGAAAG TGTTTGAAGAATACCAGAAACTGGCTGGCAAGAGCATAGAAGACTCTATCAAGAGTGAAACTCGTGGTTCACTTGAGGATGCCATGCTGGCTATTG TGAAATGCACCAGGAACGTCCATTGCTactttgcagagaggctgtaCAATGCTTTAAAG GGGGCTGGCACCGATGATGGGACTCTGATAAGGGTGCTTGTTTCTCGAAGTGAAGTTGACCTAAATCTTATAAAGCCTGAATTCAAGCGTATTGCAGGAAAGTCTCTCTCCACTATGATTTTG GAGGATACCAGTGGCGATTACAAGACAGCTTTGATGAATCTCTGTGGCAGTGACTGA